A window of the Butyricimonas virosa genome harbors these coding sequences:
- the hydF gene encoding [FeFe] hydrogenase H-cluster maturation GTPase HydF, which produces MGKDNKLHIILLGRRNSGKSSLINALTGQNIAIVSDVAGTTTDLVKKSYEIPDFASVIFIDTAGIDDTGALGEMRVEKTRNAISQADMALLVVTNNHFGEHEQQLAEQLKKLEIPFLVIHNKRDESALTPALKEKLTTTYNCPVIDYSTRKDNTDLILNTLKSVWKKDNTPKSLIGDLLSPGDIVLLITPIDSEAPAGRLILPQVQMIRDILDNHCTSIVLQPEEITPFLEKTGIRPRLAIADSQVFKKVTAIIPPEIPLTSFSIVLARHKGNFKAYLAGTPRIEELKEGDRILMLESCSHHVSCEDIGRHKIPRWLQEYTGKNFQFDFIVGLDAIIRPITDYAMVIQCGGCMITGKQLKNRLQPAIDAGIPVSNYGMTIAYLHGIFGRAMKVFQD; this is translated from the coding sequence ATGGGAAAAGACAATAAATTACATATTATATTATTGGGACGGAGAAACAGCGGGAAAAGCTCGTTAATCAACGCCTTAACAGGTCAAAATATTGCTATCGTTTCGGATGTGGCCGGAACGACTACCGATCTAGTAAAAAAAAGTTATGAAATCCCGGACTTTGCTTCCGTTATTTTTATCGACACAGCAGGTATCGATGACACGGGAGCTTTGGGTGAAATGCGGGTGGAAAAAACTAGAAATGCCATATCACAAGCGGATATGGCTCTACTTGTGGTCACGAATAACCATTTCGGGGAACACGAGCAGCAACTTGCCGAACAATTAAAAAAATTGGAAATCCCATTTCTGGTGATCCATAACAAACGGGACGAATCCGCCTTGACTCCCGCTTTAAAGGAGAAACTGACGACGACCTATAACTGTCCGGTAATCGACTATTCCACCCGAAAAGACAACACGGATTTAATTCTGAATACCTTAAAAAGTGTATGGAAAAAGGACAATACCCCGAAATCTTTAATCGGTGATTTGCTTTCTCCCGGGGACATTGTGTTACTGATCACCCCGATCGATTCCGAAGCCCCCGCCGGACGATTGATTCTACCGCAAGTACAAATGATTCGGGATATACTCGACAATCATTGCACCTCTATCGTATTGCAACCGGAAGAGATTACCCCTTTTCTAGAAAAAACGGGTATTCGCCCTCGTCTGGCAATAGCCGATAGCCAGGTATTCAAGAAAGTGACTGCCATCATCCCCCCAGAGATCCCTCTCACGAGTTTTAGTATCGTTCTTGCCCGCCACAAAGGAAACTTTAAGGCTTATCTCGCCGGGACTCCCCGGATAGAGGAACTAAAAGAAGGTGATCGTATCCTTATGCTAGAATCCTGCTCCCATCATGTTTCCTGTGAGGACATAGGACGCCACAAAATTCCCCGTTGGTTACAAGAATATACCGGGAAGAACTTCCAGTTTGACTTTATCGTTGGCTTGGATGCCATCATTCGTCCCATCACCGACTATGCTATGGTCATTCAATGCGGAGGCTGTATGATTACTGGAAAGCAATTAAAAAACAGACTCCAGCCTGCCATTGATGCAGGGATACCTGTCAGTAACTATGGAATGACGATTGCTTACCTGCATGGAATATTCGGAAGGGCAATGAAAGTATTTCAAGATTGA
- a CDS encoding outer membrane beta-barrel protein — protein MRIIAAFIMFMVCGLSVSAQRDSVIVNDGWRKDTIRAKGQVSDTISKETEMIIWDNTVRESSEKRINDPVKLPWDVRVLSQKPSRPNKFRGHWNGFYFGFVNFGKTNYSKYGGDDFMELDWASSFTMHFNFAKFSFGLSPRQCFGIFTGFGLDYSRMCLDGDITIRREKGEMLHAVPLSEWDITDVKRSTFKTLYLTIPLMLEKQFPAPHWKRFYVSTGFIGGIRLHSKTKVVYTSEKGNKRKLKENGSYGMVPFKVDYTLRIGYRGVCIWGNYSLTNMFNKNRAPELRPFAVGFGITV, from the coding sequence ATGAGAATAATAGCAGCTTTTATCATGTTCATGGTGTGTGGACTATCGGTTTCGGCGCAACGAGACAGCGTGATTGTCAATGACGGCTGGCGGAAAGATACGATTCGTGCAAAAGGACAGGTCTCCGACACCATTAGTAAGGAAACGGAAATGATAATTTGGGATAATACGGTGCGAGAAAGCAGCGAGAAAAGGATTAACGATCCAGTCAAGCTTCCTTGGGATGTCAGGGTATTATCCCAAAAGCCTAGCCGTCCGAACAAATTTCGAGGACACTGGAACGGGTTCTATTTTGGGTTTGTGAACTTTGGGAAAACAAACTATTCCAAATATGGTGGTGATGACTTTATGGAATTAGATTGGGCAAGTTCGTTTACGATGCATTTTAACTTTGCCAAATTTAGCTTTGGTTTGAGTCCCCGGCAGTGTTTCGGTATATTCACGGGATTTGGCCTGGACTACTCCCGTATGTGTCTGGATGGAGATATTACTATTCGTCGGGAGAAAGGTGAGATGCTACATGCTGTGCCGTTGTCCGAGTGGGACATTACGGATGTGAAACGAAGTACATTCAAGACGCTCTATTTAACGATACCCCTGATGCTGGAAAAGCAATTCCCGGCTCCACATTGGAAAAGGTTTTATGTCTCCACTGGGTTTATCGGGGGAATCCGCTTGCACTCGAAAACAAAGGTCGTTTACACGAGTGAGAAGGGAAATAAACGGAAATTGAAGGAAAACGGAAGTTACGGGATGGTACCTTTTAAGGTAGATTACACGTTACGCATTGGTTACCGAGGAGTGTGTATTTGGGGAAATTATTCATTGACAAATATGTTTAACAAGAATCGGGCTCCGGAGTTGAGACCTTTTGCCGTAGGGTTTGGAATAACTGTTTAG
- a CDS encoding anti-sigma factor family protein, with translation MITRENYEIYFIDYMDGNLSERERAEVEAFLLVHPDLQEQLDGMGEVRLEVPTEVFGKKEEIKQAVREREMEYYAIAVTEGVITDEERAWVDENTDKKVFEREVDVYAKIKVKPDPACRFEGKAGLYRKSGVILLVKRYAAIAAVVALGIVVAIYTTRKEEFSMEDIPMTVVKTETLPLPQVLEPEKAGEVGIIEEPERMMIQPTEQREAPVEVVERVIPPDVIELKKQLKISVEIMAPQPSEILTSPYEGLQFQVQVKEQREPVFQLIDRSGKSDNIVNNLIDAGRNVLERLRSKERKDMGNL, from the coding sequence ATGATAACGAGAGAGAATTACGAGATTTATTTTATTGATTACATGGACGGGAATTTGTCGGAGAGGGAACGGGCAGAGGTGGAGGCGTTTTTGCTAGTTCACCCCGATTTGCAAGAACAACTTGACGGGATGGGAGAGGTGAGGTTGGAAGTTCCCACGGAAGTTTTCGGTAAAAAAGAGGAGATAAAACAAGCGGTGAGAGAAAGGGAAATGGAGTATTATGCCATCGCTGTCACCGAAGGGGTTATCACGGATGAAGAACGGGCGTGGGTGGACGAGAATACTGATAAAAAAGTGTTTGAACGGGAAGTTGATGTGTATGCTAAGATCAAAGTGAAACCTGATCCAGCATGTCGGTTCGAAGGAAAAGCCGGGTTATATCGTAAGTCCGGAGTGATACTTCTTGTTAAACGTTATGCGGCCATTGCCGCGGTTGTGGCTTTGGGTATTGTGGTTGCTATTTATACCACGAGGAAAGAAGAATTCTCTATGGAAGATATACCTATGACGGTGGTGAAGACAGAAACTCTCCCGTTGCCGCAGGTATTAGAACCGGAGAAAGCCGGAGAAGTGGGAATAATTGAGGAACCGGAAAGGATGATGATACAGCCGACGGAACAGAGAGAAGCACCGGTTGAGGTTGTGGAACGAGTGATTCCTCCGGATGTCATTGAGTTGAAAAAACAACTGAAAATTTCCGTGGAGATTATGGCTCCACAGCCAAGTGAGATACTAACCTCCCCGTATGAGGGGCTTCAATTTCAGGTGCAGGTGAAAGAGCAACGGGAACCCGTGTTTCAATTGATTGACCGATCAGGTAAGTCGGATAATATCGTGAATAATTTGATTGATGCGGGAAGGAATGTGTTGGAACGTCTTCGGAGTAAAGAGAGAAAAGACATGGGAAACCTGTAA
- a CDS encoding RNA polymerase sigma factor produces MTRTEYNRTVDHFSDGVYRFILKMCKSKEMAEDVVQDSFMKLWEEVEYIAYDKAKSFLFSTAYHRMIDVLRRETKFGDIENVADRAGDVQEGYTGLQEILDMALEKLPPVQKTVILLRDYEAYSYEEIAGITGLNESQVKVYIFRARAFMKAYIRRPDVVV; encoded by the coding sequence ATGACTAGAACCGAGTATAACCGGACCGTGGACCATTTCTCTGATGGTGTGTATCGTTTTATCCTTAAAATGTGCAAGTCGAAAGAGATGGCGGAGGATGTCGTGCAGGATAGTTTCATGAAACTCTGGGAGGAAGTGGAATATATTGCCTACGACAAGGCGAAGTCTTTTCTTTTTAGCACGGCATATCACAGGATGATTGATGTATTGCGGCGGGAAACGAAGTTCGGGGACATCGAGAACGTGGCTGACCGGGCGGGAGATGTGCAGGAGGGATACACGGGATTACAGGAAATATTGGATATGGCCTTGGAAAAATTGCCCCCGGTGCAGAAAACGGTGATTCTTCTGCGGGACTACGAGGCGTATTCCTACGAGGAAATTGCCGGGATCACGGGGTTGAACGAATCGCAGGTGAAAGTGTACATCTTTCGAGCGAGAGCATTTATGAAAGCATACATCCGCAGGCCGGATGTGGTTGTTTAA